A stretch of DNA from Bacillota bacterium LX-D:
TCTTAGTATGCGGTACTACTCCGGAACTCAAATACGACCATTTAAGATTAGCCGATAGTTGGTTTGTGTAGTCCAAAGTTGCAGCCGTCAACAGCGCAGCAATGAGGCCGAACCCAAGCATAAATATCATAAAACTGACTGCAATCGGCATATTCTGAAATGCTTTTTTTATCTTACCCATTTATATCCCACCCCCCATACTGTTTCGATATAGGGTTTAGAACCAACAGCCGACAGCTTTGCTCGAATCCTTCGAATATGCTCTGCAATCACAGAACTGTCCCCTTCGCTATCCCATCCCCAAAGGCTCTCATAGATTCGTTCTTTATCAAAAACCTGACCGCTGTTCATAGAAAGGAATTCAATAATCTCAAATTCCTTTTTGGTGAGCGTAACTTTTTCTCCCTGAAAGAAAACTTCCTTTGTCGTATAGTTGATAGCAAGTTCATCTTCAAATTTTGCTTTGTCTTTATTCACTTGACGCTGATCCCGTCTTATATGTGCCGCAACCCGTGCACCTAACTCGTCAATGCTGAAAGGTTTCACAATATAATCATCACCGCCAACAGCAAAGCCGTTTATTTTATCAATATCCTCTACTTTTGCAGTCAAAAACAGTATTGGACAAGAAACAAAATCTCTGATTCTCTTACAGACTTCAATACCGTTAAAGTCTGGCATATTGA
This window harbors:
- a CDS encoding response regulator transcription factor, coding for MKTTILIVDDEPDVVDLLKDYFEINNYSTLTAKNGAEAIKQAEKQPDLILLDINMPDFNGIEVCKRIRDFVSCPILFLTAKVEDIDKINGFAVGGDDYIVKPFSIDELGARVAAHIRRDQRQVNKDKAKFEDELAINYTTKEVFFQGEKVTLTKKEFEIIEFLSMNSGQVFDKERIYESLWGWDSEGDSSVIAEHIRRIRAKLSAVGSKPYIETVWGVGYKWVR